From Nevskia ramosa DSM 11499, the proteins below share one genomic window:
- a CDS encoding NAD(P)H-dependent oxidoreductase, with protein sequence MKVLIVYAHSQPTSFNGALLRTAVETLEAEGHEVQVSDLYAMGFNPVASEADFKARRFEGHLQYDREQKAAVASGSFSDDIAVEIAKVQWCDLLILQFPLWWYSVPAIMKGWFDRVFANGLMYGQFGRFNKGGMRGKRAMVSTTTGCFPGMVAEGGVMGHLDAILWHLQYGTLAYVGFEVLEPFVTWSVRYEDDQARADYLAALGERLKHLDQVPVQPLHAVEEFGEDWKLKAGIEPRTYAHQPCEARRR encoded by the coding sequence ATGAAAGTCCTGATCGTCTACGCCCACTCGCAACCCACTTCATTCAACGGTGCGCTGCTGCGCACGGCGGTCGAGACGCTGGAGGCGGAGGGTCACGAGGTGCAGGTCTCGGATCTCTATGCGATGGGTTTCAATCCGGTCGCATCGGAGGCCGACTTCAAGGCTCGTCGCTTCGAAGGCCATCTGCAGTACGACCGCGAGCAGAAGGCCGCGGTGGCAAGCGGCAGCTTCAGCGATGACATCGCTGTCGAGATCGCCAAGGTCCAGTGGTGTGACTTGCTGATCCTGCAGTTCCCGCTCTGGTGGTATTCGGTGCCGGCGATCATGAAGGGCTGGTTCGACCGGGTGTTCGCCAACGGCCTGATGTACGGCCAGTTCGGCCGTTTCAACAAGGGCGGCATGCGCGGCAAGCGGGCGATGGTGTCGACGACCACCGGCTGCTTCCCGGGCATGGTCGCCGAGGGCGGGGTGATGGGCCATCTCGATGCCATCCTCTGGCATCTGCAGTACGGCACCCTGGCCTATGTCGGTTTCGAGGTGCTGGAGCCGTTCGTGACCTGGTCGGTACGTTACGAGGACGATCAGGCTCGCGCCGACTACCTGGCAGCACTCGGCGAGCGTCTGAAGCATCTCGATCAGGTGCCGGTCCAGCCGCTGCACGCCGTCGAGGAGTTCGGCGAAGACTGGAAGCTCAAGGCCGGTATCGAGCCGAGAACCTACGCGCATCAGCCTTGCGAAGCTCGCAGGCGCTGA
- a CDS encoding enoyl-CoA hydratase/isomerase family protein translates to MSTTATALTVENGIARLRFTDPEHGNPINRRLCDEMCDRAIELSCRNDVRVVLVTAEGKNFGFGGDIAHFVSQGDQLPAEIKRMTATIHSAIARLQRMDAPMVVAVQGVCAGGSAAFAAGCDVVVSADNARWVAAYTGIGYSTDASATVMFSRRMGLARARNFLLRNQTLDAQAALAAGLVDEVVPAEQLLAKAEAIALKFAAGPTKAYGEVRRLLLSVQDQPLETQLEMEAQALSRVASTEDAREGLVAFNEKRKPRFTGR, encoded by the coding sequence ATGTCCACGACTGCTACCGCACTGACCGTCGAGAACGGCATCGCGCGCCTGCGCTTCACCGATCCCGAGCACGGCAACCCGATCAACCGCCGGCTCTGTGACGAGATGTGCGACCGCGCCATCGAACTGTCCTGCCGCAACGATGTACGGGTGGTGCTGGTCACGGCCGAAGGCAAGAACTTCGGCTTCGGCGGTGACATCGCGCACTTCGTCAGCCAGGGCGACCAGCTGCCGGCCGAGATCAAGCGGATGACCGCGACGATTCATAGCGCCATCGCCCGCCTGCAGCGGATGGATGCGCCGATGGTGGTCGCCGTGCAGGGCGTCTGCGCCGGTGGATCGGCGGCCTTTGCCGCGGGTTGCGATGTCGTGGTCAGTGCAGACAATGCGCGCTGGGTCGCCGCTTACACCGGCATCGGCTACAGCACCGACGCCAGCGCCACGGTGATGTTCTCGCGCCGCATGGGCCTCGCCCGCGCCCGCAATTTCCTGCTGCGAAATCAGACGCTCGATGCGCAGGCCGCGCTTGCGGCGGGTCTGGTCGATGAAGTGGTGCCTGCCGAGCAGTTGCTGGCCAAGGCCGAGGCGATCGCACTGAAATTCGCGGCAGGGCCGACCAAGGCTTACGGCGAAGTGCGCCGCCTGCTGTTGTCGGTGCAGGACCAGCCGCTGGAAACGCAGCTGGAAATGGAAGCGCAGGCGCTGTCACGCGTTGCATCCACCGAGGACGCGCGCGAAGGTCTGGTCGCGTTCAACGAGAAGCGCAAGCCGCGCTTCACCGGCCGCTAG
- a CDS encoding molybdopterin-dependent oxidoreductase, which produces MSIPLPPGQIERPQFPRFGLGKFARRFPAEPDRIRLQVGGDVERKLNVEALLQALPRIEQQSDFHCVTTWSIIGARWSGWRFADFYRQIVVAEARPLAQAEFVVLRGEDGYCSCLPLEDLLRDDVMLADRLDGHSVGHGLEHGAPLRLIAPAHYGYKNVKHLVAIEFWRDRRAYRFPLPYPTFMDHPRARVAFEERGRLFPGQILRYLYRLIIPLNV; this is translated from the coding sequence ATGTCGATACCGCTGCCACCCGGCCAGATCGAGCGCCCGCAGTTCCCGCGCTTCGGTCTCGGCAAGTTCGCGCGGCGGTTTCCCGCCGAACCGGACCGCATTCGCTTACAGGTCGGCGGCGATGTCGAGCGCAAGCTGAACGTCGAGGCGCTGCTGCAGGCCTTGCCGAGGATCGAGCAGCAGAGCGATTTCCACTGTGTCACCACCTGGTCGATCATCGGGGCGCGCTGGAGCGGCTGGCGCTTCGCCGATTTCTATCGGCAGATCGTCGTGGCCGAGGCTCGCCCCCTGGCACAAGCCGAGTTCGTGGTCCTACGGGGTGAGGATGGTTACTGCAGCTGCCTGCCGCTGGAAGATTTGCTGCGAGATGACGTGATGCTGGCCGACCGTCTCGATGGCCACAGTGTCGGACATGGGCTCGAGCACGGCGCGCCGCTGCGTTTGATTGCGCCGGCGCATTACGGCTACAAGAACGTCAAGCATCTGGTCGCGATCGAATTCTGGCGCGATCGCCGCGCCTACCGCTTTCCGCTTCCGTATCCCACGTTCATGGATCATCCGCGGGCGCGCGTCGCCTTCGAGGAGCGCGGACGGCTGTTTCCAGGGCAGATCCTGCGCTATCTGTATCGCCTGATTATTCCGCTCAACGTCTAA
- a CDS encoding response regulator, whose amino-acid sequence MNGQTHVFLIDDHHVLRQAIARMLDQETDITVVGQAGDAQSGIAMMETLLPYPEIIVIDLKMPGQSGMSAIAEIMAAHPETRIIVFTMYDNPGYVWSTMNAGARGYLLKSASGNDLLRAVRSVAHGGAYLQAEITMPLLKRLVQDARTADDRGALSVREMHILEALADGLSNKMIAKTLSITEETVKSHLKKIYEKLGAADRAHAVAIALRQQLIG is encoded by the coding sequence GTGAACGGCCAGACCCATGTCTTCCTGATCGACGATCACCACGTGCTGCGCCAGGCCATCGCCCGCATGCTCGATCAGGAAACCGACATCACCGTGGTGGGACAGGCGGGCGACGCACAGAGCGGCATCGCCATGATGGAGACGCTGCTGCCCTATCCGGAGATCATCGTCATCGACCTCAAGATGCCCGGCCAGAGCGGCATGAGCGCGATCGCCGAAATCATGGCCGCGCATCCGGAAACCCGGATCATCGTCTTCACGATGTACGACAACCCCGGTTATGTCTGGAGCACGATGAACGCCGGCGCGCGTGGCTATCTGCTCAAGAGCGCCTCCGGCAACGACCTGCTGCGCGCCGTGCGCTCGGTGGCCCACGGCGGCGCCTACCTGCAAGCCGAGATCACCATGCCGCTGCTCAAGCGCCTGGTGCAGGACGCCCGCACCGCCGACGATCGCGGCGCACTTTCAGTCCGCGAGATGCACATCCTCGAAGCCCTGGCCGACGGCCTGAGCAACAAGATGATCGCCAAGACGCTGTCGATCACCGAGGAGACGGTGAAGTCCCATCTCAAGAAGATCTACGAAAAGCTGGGCGCAGCGGACCGGGCGCATGCAGTGGCGATCGCCTTGCGGCAACAGCTGATCGGCTGA
- a CDS encoding sensor histidine kinase, whose amino-acid sequence MTSLWSASPEVLRLDRERLWVEAGQDENRLRRAEKDIRWLRNIGLVGWFIVLRGHGYALGLTPVWAVYTAGVVYGIWAHFEAARTRNIRRTAVITTFSDPLLAGMICLVTGGIDSILYPFFYFTQMSVAIRFGVWESLGIACFNCFVTLLIFFTEPQYSSLYGGDAGRETYLMLTTKFFLLGFAGFMGAILAEWAREHASLILEHARTLRESGDRYQAVLRRFAQVQEEERRNISGELHDRMSGHLFGLRQGIEQCQDGLDNREALREKLGELEITVRACTHDVRSIMNELRPTVLDELGFYEAASEHLARHSEIAAYRLSCRIDPRLRDWRSRQDAMLFRLLQEALLNIQKHAHASSVEVVLEPQGGDEVLLSISDDGLGFDPGKVPIGHYGLMTMRERAEAAGGRLSVEAGNGRRGTRIEVRLPRTES is encoded by the coding sequence ATGACGAGCTTGTGGTCTGCATCACCCGAAGTGCTGCGGCTTGATCGCGAGCGGCTCTGGGTCGAAGCCGGACAGGACGAAAATCGCCTGCGCCGCGCCGAGAAGGACATCCGCTGGCTGCGCAACATCGGCCTGGTCGGCTGGTTCATCGTGCTGCGCGGCCACGGCTACGCGCTGGGGCTGACACCGGTCTGGGCGGTGTACACGGCTGGCGTCGTCTACGGCATCTGGGCGCATTTCGAAGCCGCGCGCACTCGCAACATCCGCCGCACGGCCGTGATCACCACGTTCAGCGATCCGTTGCTCGCGGGCATGATCTGTCTGGTCACCGGCGGCATCGACTCGATCCTCTACCCGTTCTTCTATTTCACGCAGATGTCGGTGGCGATCCGCTTCGGCGTCTGGGAATCGCTCGGCATCGCCTGCTTCAACTGCTTCGTCACCTTGCTGATCTTCTTCACCGAGCCGCAGTACAGCAGCCTGTACGGCGGCGACGCCGGCCGCGAAACCTACTTGATGCTGACCACCAAGTTCTTCCTGCTTGGCTTCGCGGGATTCATGGGCGCGATCCTCGCCGAGTGGGCACGCGAGCACGCCAGCCTGATCCTCGAACACGCGCGCACGCTGCGTGAATCCGGCGACCGCTACCAGGCCGTGCTGCGCCGCTTCGCACAGGTACAGGAAGAAGAACGGCGCAACATCTCCGGCGAACTGCACGACCGCATGAGCGGCCACCTGTTCGGCTTGAGGCAGGGCATCGAGCAATGCCAGGACGGGCTCGACAACCGCGAAGCGCTGCGGGAAAAACTTGGCGAACTGGAAATCACCGTGCGCGCCTGCACGCACGACGTGCGCTCGATCATGAACGAGCTGCGCCCGACGGTACTCGACGAGCTGGGCTTTTATGAAGCCGCCAGCGAACATCTCGCCCGCCACTCCGAGATTGCCGCCTACCGCCTGAGCTGCCGCATCGATCCCAGACTGCGCGACTGGCGCTCGCGGCAGGACGCGATGCTGTTCCGGCTGCTGCAGGAAGCGCTGCTGAACATCCAGAAACACGCTCATGCAAGCTCTGTCGAAGTAGTGCTCGAACCTCAGGGCGGCGACGAAGTGCTGCTGAGCATCAGCGATGATGGCTTGGGCTTCGATCCCGGCAAGGTCCCGATCGGCCACTACGGCCTGATGACGATGCGCGAACGCGCCGAGGCTGCCGGCGGACGTTTGAGTGTCGAGGCTGGCAACGGGCGTCGTGGTACTCGCATCGAAGTGCGTCTGCCGAGAACCGAATCGTGA
- a CDS encoding limonene-1,2-epoxide hydrolase family protein — protein MNDTKEASEKLVRHFLGAWTGRNLETLCGCFADNAVYHNVPVAPIKGIAGIRQIFVAFLDAFELASLDVITLAAEPGLVIAERIDHFLMRNGIRIALPVTGVFEIRNGKITRFSDYFDLADFERQSGMKL, from the coding sequence ATGAACGACACCAAAGAAGCTTCCGAGAAGCTGGTGCGCCATTTCCTCGGCGCCTGGACCGGCCGCAACCTCGAAACCCTGTGCGGCTGCTTCGCGGACAACGCGGTCTACCACAACGTGCCGGTGGCGCCGATCAAGGGCATCGCCGGCATCCGGCAGATCTTCGTCGCCTTCCTCGACGCGTTCGAACTGGCAAGCCTCGACGTCATCACCCTCGCCGCCGAGCCTGGGCTGGTGATCGCGGAACGCATCGATCACTTCCTGATGCGCAACGGCATCCGTATCGCGCTGCCGGTGACCGGCGTGTTCGAGATCCGCAACGGCAAGATCACCCGCTTCAGCGACTACTTCGATCTCGCCGATTTCGAGCGGCAAAGCGGCATGAAGCTCTAG
- a CDS encoding SDR family NAD(P)-dependent oxidoreductase yields MTADFAGKTVLITGAAAGIGRAIAFAAAREGARLVLGDVDAAGLDETLASAELKGIEVISACCDVRSQDDLDSLFAKSAAGFGHPDVVYANAGILGQPADVWAQSEADFQRHIDINLVGTWRTFKAALPKMIERKSGVLVATASVAGLVGASGLAAYVASKHAILGLVKSTALNVAKHGIRVNALCPHMVDTPMLDRLFGGDAAIREALKAMNPMGRNASCEEVAEAALFLGSSRSGYITGTHLAVDGGHIAQ; encoded by the coding sequence ATGACTGCCGACTTCGCCGGCAAGACCGTGCTGATCACGGGCGCAGCCGCTGGCATCGGCCGCGCCATCGCTTTTGCCGCCGCTCGCGAAGGCGCGCGACTGGTGCTCGGCGATGTCGATGCAGCGGGTCTGGACGAAACGCTGGCATCGGCCGAATTGAAGGGTATTGAAGTCATCTCCGCCTGCTGCGATGTGCGCAGCCAGGACGATCTGGACAGCTTGTTCGCGAAGAGCGCAGCGGGCTTCGGCCATCCGGACGTGGTCTACGCCAACGCCGGCATCCTCGGCCAGCCAGCAGACGTCTGGGCGCAGTCCGAGGCGGACTTCCAGCGCCACATCGACATCAACCTCGTCGGCACCTGGCGCACTTTCAAGGCTGCGCTGCCGAAGATGATCGAGCGCAAGTCCGGCGTCCTCGTCGCAACCGCCTCGGTCGCCGGGCTGGTCGGCGCTTCGGGACTTGCCGCCTATGTCGCCAGCAAGCACGCGATCCTCGGCCTCGTGAAGTCCACCGCGCTGAATGTGGCAAAGCACGGCATCCGCGTGAATGCCCTGTGCCCGCACATGGTCGATACGCCGATGCTGGACCGACTGTTCGGCGGCGATGCCGCGATCCGCGAGGCACTCAAGGCGATGAACCCGATGGGCCGCAACGCCAGCTGCGAAGAAGTGGCCGAGGCCGCGCTGTTCCTTGGCTCCAGCCGCTCGGGCTACATCACCGGCACCCATCTGGCCGTCGACGGCGGCCACATCGCGCAGTAG
- a CDS encoding amidohydrolase family protein yields MWLDERQIKEISSLDDGKTGWPVPTQMISNGEFLPIAQTEQQKRVEHELGQLATIHSRKLGVSRRDFLRSSVGMTAAFAAMNTVFGSYFNDANAAALDPDVANALRKRLLDQTIIDVQLHFVRDDYKKNIVLSLGEYAKNWNPVMAKEGVSIERYKFDHFLKEVFFDSDTTIGLVSAAPSEQGDNVIVGNAGLEQARRLVNEAAGSRRMLCHSVIAPGQKGWLEEIDKAIELYKPDGWKGYTLGDPFENSQYPWRMDDEKLMYPAYEKMMKSGIRTVCVHKGLLPDDYKRTMTHWQNAMVDDVGKAAKDWPGLKFVIYHSGFRNFLSSPDPVLAEFDKTGQIDWVTQLAEVPAKFGVSNVYAELGTTFGSCAVTHPKLAAAVLGTLIKGMGADHVVWGTDSVWYGSPQWQIEAFRRIEIPQAMQKAHGFAPLGPADGKVKSDIFATNAAGVFNLHKDMAAKQWRGDLLAQAKAEYLAAGGKPSNQYYGFIRKSSGQSS; encoded by the coding sequence ATGTGGCTCGATGAACGGCAGATCAAGGAAATAAGCTCGCTGGACGATGGCAAGACCGGCTGGCCGGTGCCCACGCAGATGATTTCCAACGGCGAATTCCTGCCGATCGCGCAGACCGAACAGCAGAAAAGAGTCGAGCACGAACTCGGGCAACTGGCCACCATTCACAGCCGCAAGCTCGGCGTCAGTCGTCGCGATTTTCTGCGCAGCAGCGTCGGCATGACCGCCGCGTTCGCGGCGATGAACACCGTCTTCGGCAGCTACTTCAACGATGCCAACGCCGCCGCGCTCGATCCGGACGTGGCCAATGCGCTGCGCAAGCGACTGCTCGACCAGACCATCATCGACGTGCAGCTGCACTTCGTCCGCGACGACTACAAGAAGAACATCGTGCTGTCGCTCGGCGAGTACGCCAAGAACTGGAATCCGGTGATGGCGAAGGAAGGCGTCAGCATCGAACGCTACAAGTTCGATCACTTCCTGAAAGAGGTGTTCTTCGATAGCGACACCACCATCGGTTTGGTCAGCGCCGCACCGTCCGAGCAGGGCGACAACGTCATCGTCGGCAATGCCGGGCTGGAGCAGGCACGTCGTCTGGTCAACGAGGCCGCCGGCTCGCGCCGCATGCTCTGCCACAGCGTCATCGCACCTGGCCAGAAAGGCTGGCTCGAAGAGATCGACAAGGCCATCGAGTTGTATAAGCCGGACGGCTGGAAGGGCTACACGCTCGGCGATCCGTTCGAGAACTCGCAGTACCCGTGGCGCATGGATGACGAGAAGCTGATGTATCCGGCCTACGAGAAGATGATGAAGTCCGGCATTCGCACCGTCTGCGTCCACAAGGGCCTGCTGCCGGACGACTACAAGCGGACCATGACCCACTGGCAGAACGCCATGGTCGACGACGTCGGCAAGGCTGCGAAGGACTGGCCGGGCCTGAAGTTCGTCATCTACCACTCGGGCTTCCGCAACTTCCTGTCGAGCCCGGACCCGGTGCTTGCCGAGTTCGACAAGACCGGCCAGATCGACTGGGTAACCCAGCTCGCCGAAGTGCCGGCGAAATTCGGTGTCAGCAATGTCTACGCCGAACTCGGCACCACCTTCGGCAGTTGCGCGGTCACCCACCCGAAGCTGGCCGCAGCGGTGCTCGGCACGCTGATCAAGGGCATGGGTGCGGATCACGTGGTCTGGGGCACGGACTCGGTCTGGTATGGCTCGCCGCAATGGCAGATCGAAGCGTTCCGGCGCATCGAGATTCCGCAGGCGATGCAGAAGGCGCACGGCTTCGCGCCGCTGGGCCCGGCGGATGGCAAGGTGAAGTCGGACATCTTCGCGACCAACGCTGCTGGCGTGTTCAATCTGCACAAGGACATGGCCGCCAAGCAATGGCGCGGCGATCTGCTGGCCCAGGCCAAGGCCGAGTACCTGGCCGCTGGCGGCAAGCCGTCGAACCAGTATTACGGCTTCATTCGCAAATCGAGCGGGCAGAGTTCATGA
- a CDS encoding c-type cytochrome, translated as MKRLLVVAVVLLMVGAGGYVLLNRSDSADGQAPALAGVAASTDILARGEYLTKAADCIACHTVPGSDKPYAGGLAFKLPFGTIYSTNITADPEHGIGAWTDDQFVRAVREGIRNDGQRIYPAFPYTSYTLLSRDDVLAIKAYLFSLAPIAQADKPNELGFPFNQRWAMGFWNAVFFKSQRFVADDKQSPEWNSGAYLATALGHCGECHTPRNLGFGLKHGQALAGESLQGWRAYNITSDKEHGIGAWSDSELASYLASGHADGHASAAGPMGEVVEYSLQHLAKPDVAALVTYLRSVPAQKGKDPITVDPQPARALASSALLPGQRDGDVASSGEKLFAGACASCHQWNGNGQQTQHAGLLGNRGVNDAEAHNVTQIILKGIDMHVGDQHIYMPGFAATYSDTEIAELANYVVAQFGNKQGKVSPAEVAERRDQ; from the coding sequence ATGAAACGTCTGCTGGTGGTTGCCGTGGTCCTGCTGATGGTCGGCGCTGGCGGCTATGTGCTGCTCAACCGCAGCGATTCCGCCGATGGCCAGGCACCGGCGCTGGCCGGCGTCGCGGCCTCGACGGATATCCTGGCGCGTGGCGAATACCTGACCAAGGCCGCCGATTGCATCGCCTGTCACACCGTGCCGGGCAGCGACAAGCCCTACGCCGGTGGCCTTGCCTTCAAGCTGCCGTTCGGCACCATCTACTCGACCAACATCACCGCCGATCCCGAGCACGGCATCGGTGCCTGGACCGACGATCAGTTCGTGCGCGCCGTGCGTGAAGGCATCCGCAACGATGGCCAGCGCATCTATCCGGCCTTCCCCTACACGTCCTACACGCTGCTGAGCCGCGACGACGTGCTGGCGATCAAGGCCTATCTGTTCAGCCTTGCACCGATCGCCCAGGCCGACAAGCCGAACGAACTCGGCTTCCCGTTCAACCAGCGCTGGGCGATGGGTTTCTGGAACGCGGTGTTCTTCAAGAGCCAGCGCTTCGTCGCCGATGACAAGCAATCGCCCGAGTGGAACAGCGGCGCCTACCTGGCCACGGCACTCGGCCATTGCGGCGAATGCCACACGCCGAGAAATCTCGGCTTCGGCCTGAAGCATGGGCAGGCACTGGCCGGCGAATCGCTGCAGGGCTGGCGCGCCTACAACATCACTTCGGACAAGGAACACGGCATCGGCGCCTGGAGCGACAGCGAGCTGGCCAGCTACCTTGCCAGTGGACATGCCGACGGACATGCCTCGGCTGCGGGGCCGATGGGCGAAGTGGTCGAGTACAGCCTGCAGCACCTCGCCAAGCCGGACGTCGCCGCGCTGGTCACCTATCTGCGCAGCGTGCCGGCACAGAAGGGCAAGGACCCGATCACGGTCGATCCGCAGCCTGCGCGGGCGCTGGCATCGAGTGCGCTGTTGCCGGGCCAGCGTGATGGCGATGTCGCATCGTCAGGCGAAAAACTGTTTGCCGGCGCCTGCGCCAGCTGCCATCAGTGGAACGGCAATGGTCAGCAGACCCAGCACGCCGGCTTGCTGGGCAATCGCGGCGTCAACGATGCCGAAGCCCACAACGTCACTCAGATCATCCTGAAAGGGATCGACATGCATGTCGGCGACCAGCACATCTACATGCCCGGCTTCGCCGCCACCTACTCGGATACCGAAATCGCCGAACTGGCGAACTATGTCGTCGCGCAGTTCGGCAACAAGCAGGGCAAGGTCAGCCCGGCGGAGGTTGCCGAGCGGCGCGATCAGTAA
- a CDS encoding xanthine dehydrogenase family protein molybdopterin-binding subunit has product MKAVIAETTGAQALKNPARRRVLKTGGLAIAFVFVGGVGKAAAALNARRQPGDAAAALADGNPPFAPNAFIRIDADGSVRLVMPSVEMGQAIYTGSSMMLAEELGVGIDQIKVAHAPPSEELYSMPLLGGQITGGSTSTRGTWQVLREAGAVARTMLVSAAASQWKVEPATCTVERGVVYHLASARQLSFAALAVAAGKLPMPDKVQLKDPKDFKLIGQPLRRVDSADKVIGATQFGLDVRVPGMKVATVKACPTLNGKLRSVDDKAALAIPGVIAVLRIADAVAVVGEHFWAAKKGLDALKIEWDLGSNAELTTQKLRDALAKSSLDGASLIAKEVGTRPPGKLVEATYQLPMLAHATMEPLNTTVHVTADKCEIWVGTQVPTRAVAAAAQITGLAPEKIELHNQYLGGGFGRRLETDSVEQAVMFAKQVPYPLKVVWSREEDIRHDRVRPMYHDRISAVLGDDGLPQWLGDRTSGGTVLGRWAPGGMRKNGIDADAVECLEETPYGIPNTKIEWVRHDMPEGLVVGWWRGVGPTHNLFVLESFIDELAVVAKQNPLDYRRAMLKNNPRSLAVLNLAAEKIGWGDKPLPPRVGRGIALGEPFGSRVCAIIEVEVTPQGEVKLLRAVLALDCGIAINTSSIEAQMQGGLVFGLSAALFNKITIKDGAIEQSNFHDYRTLRIHETPPIELYRVESAEPPGGLGEVGTAIAAPALANAIFAATGVRLHELPVDRARLVEDAKALKKVVSAEQAQIRSAS; this is encoded by the coding sequence ATGAAGGCCGTCATTGCCGAAACCACGGGCGCTCAGGCGCTGAAGAACCCTGCGCGGCGACGAGTGCTGAAGACCGGCGGTCTGGCGATCGCCTTCGTCTTCGTCGGCGGAGTCGGCAAAGCCGCTGCCGCACTCAATGCCCGGCGCCAGCCCGGCGACGCGGCCGCCGCGCTGGCCGATGGCAACCCGCCGTTCGCCCCCAACGCCTTCATCCGCATCGATGCCGACGGCAGCGTGCGGCTGGTGATGCCGAGCGTCGAAATGGGTCAGGCGATCTATACCGGCTCCAGCATGATGCTGGCCGAGGAACTCGGCGTCGGCATCGACCAGATCAAGGTCGCCCACGCACCGCCCAGCGAAGAGCTGTACTCGATGCCCCTGCTCGGCGGCCAGATCACCGGCGGCTCGACCAGCACCCGCGGCACCTGGCAGGTGCTGCGCGAAGCCGGCGCCGTGGCCCGGACGATGCTGGTCAGCGCGGCGGCCAGCCAGTGGAAAGTCGAGCCTGCGACCTGCACGGTCGAGCGCGGTGTGGTCTATCACCTTGCAAGCGCTCGCCAGCTCAGCTTCGCGGCGCTGGCCGTTGCCGCCGGCAAGCTGCCGATGCCGGACAAGGTGCAGCTCAAGGACCCCAAGGATTTCAAGCTGATCGGCCAGCCGCTGCGCCGTGTCGATTCCGCCGACAAGGTCATCGGTGCAACGCAGTTCGGACTCGATGTCCGCGTGCCGGGCATGAAGGTGGCCACGGTCAAGGCCTGCCCGACGCTCAACGGCAAGCTCCGCTCCGTGGACGACAAAGCGGCACTCGCAATCCCCGGCGTGATCGCCGTGCTGCGCATCGCCGATGCGGTAGCGGTGGTCGGCGAGCACTTCTGGGCCGCGAAGAAAGGCCTCGATGCGCTGAAGATCGAATGGGATCTCGGCAGCAACGCCGAGTTGACCACCCAGAAGCTCCGCGATGCGCTGGCGAAAAGCTCGCTCGACGGTGCATCGCTGATCGCCAAGGAAGTCGGCACCCGCCCGCCCGGCAAGCTCGTTGAAGCCACCTACCAGCTGCCGATGCTGGCGCACGCGACGATGGAGCCGCTGAACACCACGGTGCATGTCACGGCTGACAAGTGCGAGATCTGGGTCGGCACGCAAGTTCCAACGCGTGCAGTCGCTGCAGCCGCTCAGATCACCGGGCTTGCGCCGGAAAAGATCGAGCTGCACAACCAGTACCTCGGTGGTGGTTTCGGACGGCGCCTGGAGACCGATTCCGTCGAGCAGGCGGTGATGTTCGCCAAGCAGGTGCCCTACCCGCTCAAGGTGGTCTGGAGCCGCGAAGAAGACATCCGCCACGACCGCGTGCGGCCGATGTATCACGACCGCATTTCCGCGGTGCTCGGCGATGACGGCCTGCCGCAGTGGCTCGGCGACCGGACCAGCGGCGGCACCGTGCTCGGCCGCTGGGCGCCGGGTGGCATGCGCAAGAACGGCATTGACGCCGATGCCGTCGAATGCCTCGAGGAAACGCCGTACGGCATTCCGAACACCAAGATCGAATGGGTCCGCCACGATATGCCGGAAGGCCTGGTGGTGGGCTGGTGGCGCGGCGTCGGGCCGACCCACAATCTGTTCGTGCTCGAAAGCTTCATCGACGAGCTGGCCGTGGTCGCCAAGCAGAACCCGCTCGACTATCGACGGGCGATGCTGAAGAACAATCCGCGCTCGCTGGCGGTGCTCAATCTCGCGGCCGAAAAGATCGGCTGGGGCGACAAACCGCTGCCGCCGAGAGTCGGCCGTGGCATCGCGCTCGGCGAGCCTTTCGGCAGCCGGGTCTGCGCGATCATCGAAGTCGAAGTGACGCCGCAGGGCGAGGTCAAGCTGCTGCGTGCGGTGCTCGCGCTCGATTGCGGCATAGCCATCAACACCAGTTCGATCGAAGCGCAGATGCAGGGCGGCCTGGTGTTCGGCCTGAGTGCTGCGCTGTTCAACAAGATCACAATCAAGGATGGTGCGATCGAGCAAAGCAACTTCCACGACTACCGCACGCTGCGTATTCACGAGACGCCGCCAATCGAGCTCTATCGCGTCGAAAGCGCAGAGCCGCCCGGTGGCCTCGGTGAAGTCGGCACCGCGATCGCGGCGCCGGCTCTGGCCAATGCGATCTTCGCGGCGACCGGCGTGCGGCTGCATGAGCTGCCGGTCGATCGCGCGCGGCTGGTCGAAGACGCGAAGGCGCTGAAGAAAGTCGTCTCCGCCGAGCAGGCGCAGATCCGGAGCGCGTCATGA